The Raphanus sativus cultivar WK10039 chromosome 6, ASM80110v3, whole genome shotgun sequence sequence GAGTCAGTTTCATTTGGAGTACTAAGTTACTACATACAattttaagaaagaaaagaatgtTGACAGTGTTCAATAACAGTAATAGTGgtaaattataatttgtaaaagtGTGGTCATGTTTTTTTCAAACAGtatcaaatatgaaattaatttagttttagtataaataatttctataattttattttctgttttcatttaatttttatttatccaGTGTTAAAAGAATGTATTATTGTTCTTTCAATTTGGTGTTGTAACTCGGTTTCGTTCTAGAAGCATTATTTAACTTATAAATCTTAATTGAGTTTCTAAATGAATAACTGCTTATTAGATTTGGTTAAATccaataaatttatatagagAAATGATCATAATAAttcttttttgataaaatgatcctaataatttaatatgacctttttataataaacatgATGATTATTAACTGATAAAAGGTTTTAATTACAAAAGACATTTTCTTGGTAggaataatgaaaaaaaaaaagttgatcgTTCGATCCAAAGATATATAATAAGAGAACTGAATTTGAAGACCAAATATGTTTTTACCAACATTTATTAATGCCACATATAATACCAAATATTAAGCATTTCTAGTTGGTGTTGTAGGAATGAAGGTGGAGTGGCCAGAGCTAAAAGGAGTGAATGGAATCGAAGCGAAGAAAAAGATAGAAAGTGATAATCCACATGTGACTGCTTTTATATATCCTCAAGATATCTATCTACCAGCCATCAATTGTTGTAATCGTGTTATCGTCTATTGTCTATGTTCCAAGCTAGGTTGCATAGAAGCTTTGTCGACCGTCCGCTTCCCGCttcggaatcggaatcggaatcggaaGCTTGTGGAAGCTCTCGGAATCTCGCTTCCAATGCGCTTCCAAAAATACCTCTTTAAAAATATGTTGGAAGCTTACGATTCTATTTTAGAATCACGCTtccgtttttaaaaaaatacaatatcataaataaataaaaatagaagaaacattgtttttatataatagtgaaatagagaatataaatatacaagcattaaaactaatactatatatTGTCTTTATGCATTGAGGGTTTATTAGAGATATATCGtctatattcaaatatattgtgTTAATTATTtacgaaatattaaaaataattagtataataatatcttataaacTTAGTTTATGTATAATTTCACGGTTTTAACatgaaatcatttaaaattattataaatgaatatatttttttaatttgaatcataTAATTGTTAGTCACATTtgtaatcttttatattttaatatgtgtatacatacatatataaatatacgcTTCCAACACGTTTCCGCttcctaattttttaaaaaaattcgcTTCTACGCTTCCACACGATTCTGTTTCCGCATTTCCGCTTCCGTTTCCATGTAACATAGGTTCCAAGCGACGATTGCCCCAACGGTCCAGTCACCAACAGTCCTATTATTGGATAATCTCATCCTTGATGCTATTTCTAAATGTCAACTATTTTCTTgaataaaacagaaatataattatttctattatcCAAAATTTACTTATTACATTCcaataagttaa is a genomic window containing:
- the LOC108811247 gene encoding uncharacterized protein LOC108811247 — protein: MKVEWPELKGVNGIEAKKKIESDNPHVTAFIYPQDIYLPAINCCNRVIVPSDDCPNGPVTNSPIIG